CGTTTCTTTTGGCGGCATGTGGACAAGGTGAGGAAGAGAGTAGCACATCTTATAGAGAGCCCTTTGAAGGAAAAGTCGAACACGTACATGGAGTGGGGTTTGTTGGAGGAGATGATTTAGCACTAGCAGCTCACGATGGATTGAAGTTCTATAGTGATGGAAACTGCCAGCGCACAACAAGTGAGAACAATGACTACATGGGATTTAATGCAGTGGATAACGGTTTTTATACGAGTGGACATCCAGGGAAGGATTCACCTTTACCGAATCCAATAGGAATTCAAAAAAGTAACGATCTTGGCCAAAATTTAGATGCGGTAGCATTTGAAGGAGAATTTGACTTCCACCTCATGGGGGTAGGCTATGAAAATCATGCGATTTATATATGGAACGAGCACGGGAATGAAGCATTAGAGGAAGGGTTACACAAAAGCCTGGACGAGGGCAAGAGCTTTGAAGCAGTAGAGAGCAGTGGGGTTAAAGGAGAAATCAAGGATCTAGCAGTCCATCCAACAAATGAAGAAATGATAGCAGTTGCTACGAAACAAGGAATTTTCCTCTCAGAAGACGGTGGTCAAACGTTTGATGCTCTTTCAGAGAAACCAAATGGAACGTTTGTTTATTTTAAAGAGGATACGCTAACCTATGGTACGTTCGATAGCCAAGCTCATGTTATTCGATATGCGATAGAGGATCAAAGCTTTGAGGAAATAGCCATTCCTAAATTTGAGCAAGATGCGGTAGCCTATTTTTCAAGCGATCCGGAAGAGGAGAATCGAATGATGATCTTCTCTTTTAAAAATGATGGCTATTACACAGAAAATGGAGGAAAGAACTGGAGTAAAATAGTCGATCAAGGAAAAAGTGAAAGAATAAAACGTGAA
The nucleotide sequence above comes from Pontibacillus chungwhensis. Encoded proteins:
- a CDS encoding F510_1955 family glycosylhydrolase, encoding MMIFRKVGAVFFSATFLLAACGQGEEESSTSYREPFEGKVEHVHGVGFVGGDDLALAAHDGLKFYSDGNCQRTTSENNDYMGFNAVDNGFYTSGHPGKDSPLPNPIGIQKSNDLGQNLDAVAFEGEFDFHLMGVGYENHAIYIWNEHGNEALEEGLHKSLDEGKSFEAVESSGVKGEIKDLAVHPTNEEMIAVATKQGIFLSEDGGQTFDALSEKPNGTFVYFKEDTLTYGTFDSQAHVIRYAIEDQSFEEIAIPKFEQDAVAYFSSDPEEENRMMIFSFKNDGYYTENGGKNWSKIVDQGKSERIKREDNH